A portion of the Ricinus communis isolate WT05 ecotype wild-type chromosome 10, ASM1957865v1, whole genome shotgun sequence genome contains these proteins:
- the LOC8265044 gene encoding CTD nuclear envelope phosphatase 1 homolog, producing MLVQVWKGMVNWFGFLLRLILQSIRGIPSMAQMLLSYVGFRYSASSSSSSSSSSKPLPLAEIPLHQTPQQISVSPEVSDADDDGFGHTAEKLTVVLDLDGTLVCAYETCSLPASIHTRAIQAGLKWFELECITSDKECEGKTKINYVTVFERPGLREFLKQISEFADLVLFTAGLEGYARPIVDRIDTENRFSLRLYRPSTISTEYREHMKDLSCLSKDLCRIVIVDDNPFSFLLQPLNGIPCMPFSAGQPYDNQLLDVLLPLLKHLSLQKDVRPVLLEMFHMPEWFQMNGIPASSLVM from the exons ATGTTAGTTCAAGTATGGAAAGGAATGGTGAATTGGTTTGGGTTTTTATTGCGTTTGATTCTTCAGAGCATTAGAGGCATACCTTCAATGGCTCAAATGTTACTTTCTTATGTTGGTTTTAGATattctgcttcttcttcttcttcttcttcttcttcttctaagcCTTTGCCTCTTGCTGAAATTCCTTTGCATCAGACGCCACAGCAAATTAGTGTCTCCCCTGAGGTCAGTGATGCTGATGATGATGGATTCGGTCACACCGCAGAAAAGCTCACA GTTGTACTCGACTTGGATGGAACACTTGTTTGTGCATACGAAACATGTAGCTTGCCTGCGAGTATTCACACTCGAGCAATACAAGCTGGGTTGAAGTGGTTCGAGTTGGAATGTATCACTTCTGACAAG GAATGTGAAGGGAAGACAAAGATTAATTATGTGACTGTGTTTGAACGACCTGGTTTACGAGAGTTCTTAAAACAGATTAGTGAATTTGCTGATCTTGTTTTGTTTACGGCTGGTCTTGAAG GTTATGCTAGACCAATTGTTGACAGGATAGATACGGAGAACCGATTTAGCCTACGTCTTTATCGGCCTTCGACCATCAGCAC GGAATATAGAGAACACATGAAGGATTTGTCTTGTTTGTCAAAAGATCTTTGTCGAATTGTAATTGTCGATGACAACCCATTCAGTTTCTTGCTCCAACCACTGAATGGAATACCGTGTATGCCTTTCTCTGCTGGACAACCATATGATAATCAG CTTTTGGATGTCCTCCTTCCGCTCCTCAAGCACCTCTCCCTGCAAAAGGATGTTAGGCCTGTACTTTTGGAAATGTTCCACATGCCTGAATGGTTTCAAATGAATGGAATTCCTGCTTCTTCTTTGGTTATGTAG